GTCGCAGTGATCGCGCATTGCGACGATCGCGATTCTCGGACGGCGCGCGATACGCGCGCCGTCACAAAAGCTTCGCCCGTCCATGGTCTAAAGCCCACACCGGCGGCGCTGCGCGAGGCGAGCGCGCTCGGAAGCGGGGACTGAAGAAAACATGTGGGCGATCGACGCCGACGCCGGCCGCAAGATTATCGCCGGCGCTTTTCCTTTGCTGCGACCGAAAAAAAAGAGCAACGGACTCGACGGACCGCTCGCGCGGCTCGGCGCGCTCGAGGTTCGCCTCGCCTGCGGCAAGAAGGAAATCCGCAAGGCGCAGCGCTTGCGCTTCAAAGTCTTCTTCCGCAAGGGCGGCGCCATCCCCGACGCCAAAGCGGCGATCACCCGCCGCGACGCCGATCGCTTCGACAAATTCTGCGATCATCTCATCGTCATCGATCACGCCGCGCGCACCCGCTTCGGCAAGATCAAGCCGAAGGTCGTCGGCGCCTATCGTCTGCTGCGCAGCGAGGTCGCGCAGAAGAAAGGCGGCTTCTATTCGGCGAGCGAATATGATCTCGAGCCGTTGCTCGCGCGCCATCCGGGTCTGCGCTTCCTCGAGCTCGGACGCTCCTGCGTGCTGGAGCAATATCGCGGCAAGCGCACGATCGAGCTGCTCTGGCGCGGCATATTGGCTTATGTGCGCCATCATCGCATCGACGCCATGATCGGCTGCGCCAGCTTCGAGGGCGCCAATCCGCTCGCTCATGCGGCGGCGCTGAGCTTCCTCGCGCATCATGCGAGCGCCGAGGACGAGTGGAGCGTCAGCGCGCGGCGCGACCTACATGTGCCGATGGCCATTCTGGCGAAAGAGGCCGTCGACGCGCGCAGAGCGATGAATGCGCTGCCGCCGCTGATCAAGGGCTATTTGCGTGTCGGCGCCAAGTTCGGCGACGGCGCCGTGGTCGACCGAAAGTTCAACACGACCGACGTTTTCGTCATCGTGAAGGTCGCCGAGCTCGACGCCCGCTATCTCGATTATTTCGGCGGCGCCGCAGAGAGCGAGCGCCACGCCGCGTGACGGCGGCGGCCTCGCGCGAGAGCCGCCTCGCCGCGCGTCACGGCGCGCCCTTCGCCGGCTCCAGCACGAGCTCGCTCTCGAAGCTTCGCGCGCGCAACGGGCGCGAGCGGCCGGCGACCCAATCGGCATGGCGATCGGCATAATGCGGCGAGGCGGGCTGGCCCGACTGGCCGCCCGCCATCTGAAACAATCCGTCGTCCTCATGGCCCGGCGAGGCGACGAGGCGCGCATTGGCGCCGACGCCATTGCCGCTCTGCGACACCGCATGGAAACGGACGCATTCCGGACAGCCCGCCACCTCCGCCTTCGGCATATCGAGAAAAGGCGCGAGCAGAGAGGAGACGCCGGAGAGCGGATGGAACATCTGCACGCGATTCTCCTCGCCCCAGCGGAGGCCCGCGATCGATGTCTCGCCGCTCGCGGCGGTGAGGCGAGCGGCCGCCCGCCTCAGCGCCGCGACGACCACGCCGTTCCACTCCTCCCGGTCCGATTCGGCCCGCCGCGCGTCGATCATCGCGCGAACCGATGTGTCGACATTGGACCAGAAATAACGGAACGTCGGATCGAGCGCGCGGCATCGCTCGAGGATCGGCGCCAGCATCGCCTCCTTCAGCTCGCTGCGAAACTCGAACACGAGACGAAGTCCGAGGCTGCTCGGCTCGGCGCGTCCGTCAAAAGCTTCCAGCGCGCGCAGAAGATCCTCGGTCTCGGCGTCGGCGATTTTCGACGCGCGCAGAGCCTCGAGCGCCACGTCGCGGTCGTAGCGGTAATATTCGGCGGAAGAGTCGAGCTGCAGAGCCGCCATGTCCGCCTCGACGAAGGCGCCGGAGCGCAGCCGCTCGGCGATCCGCCAGGCGCGGACGCCGCCCGAATAGTCGTGGCCGATCTCCGGCGCGAAATCGGCGCGGCCGAGCATGCGCTGATTGGCGCTGACGATGAAGCCCTCGGGCGGATCGACGACGACCGGCAGCTCCTCGCGTGAGAAATAGCCGTCCCAGCCGTGGCCGCCATCGTCCCAGAACTCGGCGAAACGACCCGAGAAGCCGCGCCGCTTCGGAATCTTGCCGATGAGGGTCCAGCCGATCGAACCGCCCGCATCCGCGACGATCGCGTTGAGAGGGGGAACGCCGACGCCTTGGAGAATGCGCAGCGCGCTGCGCACATCGACGGCGCGGTCCATGTTCATGAGGTCGAGATTGGTCGCGGCCGGGTCGAGCATGGTCCAGCGCAAGGCGGTCTCGTCGCCGAGCAGCCGGTCCGGCAGCACGGGGCCGAACACGGTCTCCTTGATGTCGAGGAGCGCGTCCTCGCCGCCGCGGACGCTGATCCGCTCGCGGCGGATCGAATAGTCGCGGGGTCCCTCCGCGGTCGCATATTTCGTCCCATCCTCGCCGGCGGGACGCAGCCTCACGAGATCGGTGAAATCCGCGTCGAGATTGGTGAGGCCCCAGGCGACGCGCCCATTGGAGCCGACGACGACGAGCGGCGCGCCCGGATAGGTGAGGCCCTCTATGGCGACGTCGCCATAGGCGAGATGGGCGCGATACCAGACATTCGGCTGCTGCAGGAAGAGATGCATGTCGCTCGCGAGAATGGCGCGGCCGTCGGCGGTGCGCGCGCGCGACACCGCCCATGCGTTCGACCCTATCGGAGCGGTCACGCCGACGATCGCCGCGCCGCGCGACGCGCGGACGCCTGCGCGCAGCAACGGGCGCAGCTCCTCGGGCGGATGCGCGCCGGCGGCGCAGCGCTCGGGCGAGCGCGGCGCGAGCGCTTCGTTGTAGCAATCGCTCTCGGGCGTCAGAAACTCGACCACGGCGGCGGGCAGCGCGGCGCGCATGACGGTCGCGGCGCGCTCGCTCTCGATCGAGGACGACATATGCGCGAAAGTGAGCGCGACGAGAATGCTGTCGCGCGGGCGCCAGGGCTCCGGATCATAACCGAGCGCCAGAAGCTCCCAGGGCTTCACGACGGCGTCCCGCATCGCTTGCTGGACGCCGCGCGCATAAGCGTCGAGCGCGCGCTTCTCATCGTCGGGAAGCCGCTCGAGGATCGCATCGGCGAGCCGATCGAAATTCATCGTGCGGGCGAAGCGGTCGCTCTCGAGCAGCGCCGGACCGAAAACCTCCGCGAGCCGCCCCGCGCTCTTGCGGCGCAGGAGATCCATCTGAAACAGCCGATCGCCGGCGGTGACATAGCCGAGCGCGGCGAAAGCGTCCTCGCGATTCGCAGCGGCGATGTGCGGCGCGCCCGAGTCGTCGAAACGAATGGTCACGCTCTGCGCGAGCCCGGGCAGACCATGGGTCCCGCTGCGGACCGGCAAGGCGAGACGCAGCGCGCCGAACGCCGTCGCCGCGACGGCGAGAATGAGAAGCGCGAGCGAGATCGTCGCGACGCGAAGGATTTTCATGCGGGGCTCCCTGCCGTCTCGTCGACGACGGGCGTCTCCTCGCGCTCGATGCGGCCGCACGACATGCGCAGCACGCGGTCGGCCGAGGAGAAATATCTGTCGTCGTGGCTGATTGCGATGATCGTCTTGCCGCTCGCCTTCAGCTCGGGAAGCAGGCGTCTATAGAACATCTCGCGAAAGGCCGGGTCCTGCTCGGCCGCCCATTCGTCGAAGACGAGGATCGGCCTGTCCTCGAGGCAGGCGGCGAGCAGAGCGAGCCGCTTTCTCTGTCCGCGCGACAGCTCGACCGTCGAGAATCGTCCGTCCCGGACCTCGACCTTCTCGGCGAGACGCAAGCGCTCCAGCAGCTCCTCGGCGCGCCGCCGCGACGGCTCGTCGCTATAGCCGAGCAAAGCTTCGAAGACATGGGCGTCGGCGAAGACAGCGGCGAAATTCTGCCGATAGGCTTCGCGGTCGGCCGCCGCAACGGGGCGTCCGCCGATGCGGATCTCCCCCATGTCCGGCGCGAACAGGCCGAGCAGCACGAGCGCGAGCGTCGTCTTGCCGCCGCCATTGCCGCCGGTGACGAACAGAATCTCGCCCGGCTCGATGCGAAGATCGATCGGGCCGAGATCATAGGAGCTGTCGTCGGTCGGCCCGCGCCGACGATAGGTCACTCCGCGCAGCTCTATGGCGCCGGGCGGGAGGGCGGCGCGATCGACCGGCGCGGCGACAGCCGGCTCGGCGAGGCCCATCGCCTCGATGTTGCGCATCGCCGCCACGCCCTTGCCGATGATCGGCAGCCAGGCGCCGACCATCCCCAGCGGCCCGCTGAGAAACATGGTCCCGAGCGCGAAGCCGGTCAGCGTCTCGGGCGCGACCGCGAGGAAGCGGGGAACCAAGAACAGCAGCAGCCCCAGGAACAGGAAGAACAGCGTGTCCGACGATCGCTCCACCAGAACGAAGCTCGTCTGCGCCTTTATGCTGTGTCCGCGGAAATCATCCGCGGCGCGAGCGAGCTCCTCGTCGAGGAAGGCGCGCCGGCGGCGGGCGTTCATCCTCAGCTCCTTTCCGCCTTCGACGAGCGAGCGGAGCGCGCCGAACAGCGCGTTCTCGGTCCGCCGCGCGCTGTCGAGCCAGCCCTGCGCGCGCGTCAACGCTGGCCGCCGCGCGCAGAGGACGACGCCGACATAGAGCAGAATGAACAGGCACAGGAGCGGCGACAGCCATAGCAGATAGACGAACACGGCGACGACCTTCGCGCCTT
The sequence above is a segment of the Methylosinus trichosporium OB3b genome. Coding sequences within it:
- a CDS encoding penicillin acylase family protein, whose protein sequence is MKILRVATISLALLILAVAATAFGALRLALPVRSGTHGLPGLAQSVTIRFDDSGAPHIAAANREDAFAALGYVTAGDRLFQMDLLRRKSAGRLAEVFGPALLESDRFARTMNFDRLADAILERLPDDEKRALDAYARGVQQAMRDAVVKPWELLALGYDPEPWRPRDSILVALTFAHMSSSIESERAATVMRAALPAAVVEFLTPESDCYNEALAPRSPERCAAGAHPPEELRPLLRAGVRASRGAAIVGVTAPIGSNAWAVSRARTADGRAILASDMHLFLQQPNVWYRAHLAYGDVAIEGLTYPGAPLVVVGSNGRVAWGLTNLDADFTDLVRLRPAGEDGTKYATAEGPRDYSIRRERISVRGGEDALLDIKETVFGPVLPDRLLGDETALRWTMLDPAATNLDLMNMDRAVDVRSALRILQGVGVPPLNAIVADAGGSIGWTLIGKIPKRRGFSGRFAEFWDDGGHGWDGYFSREELPVVVDPPEGFIVSANQRMLGRADFAPEIGHDYSGGVRAWRIAERLRSGAFVEADMAALQLDSSAEYYRYDRDVALEALRASKIADAETEDLLRALEAFDGRAEPSSLGLRLVFEFRSELKEAMLAPILERCRALDPTFRYFWSNVDTSVRAMIDARRAESDREEWNGVVVAALRRAAARLTAASGETSIAGLRWGEENRVQMFHPLSGVSSLLAPFLDMPKAEVAGCPECVRFHAVSQSGNGVGANARLVASPGHEDDGLFQMAGGQSGQPASPHYADRHADWVAGRSRPLRARSFESELVLEPAKGAP
- a CDS encoding GNAT family N-acetyltransferase, which codes for MWAIDADAGRKIIAGAFPLLRPKKKSNGLDGPLARLGALEVRLACGKKEIRKAQRLRFKVFFRKGGAIPDAKAAITRRDADRFDKFCDHLIVIDHAARTRFGKIKPKVVGAYRLLRSEVAQKKGGFYSASEYDLEPLLARHPGLRFLELGRSCVLEQYRGKRTIELLWRGILAYVRHHRIDAMIGCASFEGANPLAHAAALSFLAHHASAEDEWSVSARRDLHVPMAILAKEAVDARRAMNALPPLIKGYLRVGAKFGDGAVVDRKFNTTDVFVIVKVAELDARYLDYFGGAAESERHAA
- a CDS encoding cyclic peptide export ABC transporter, whose protein sequence is MHDRRARPRRAGAWSLWSVFAASKSTLAVSLVTGVIAGAASAGLLDLLTRGIAAGREQTTEVVVGFFLLCVVFLASSAASLLLLSRLAQDNLFHLRLGLARRILETPLHVAEAHGAHRLLAVLTEDANSIVAAQKLLPTLVIEGAKVVAVFVYLLWLSPLLCLFILLYVGVVLCARRPALTRAQGWLDSARRTENALFGALRSLVEGGKELRMNARRRRAFLDEELARAADDFRGHSIKAQTSFVLVERSSDTLFFLFLGLLLFLVPRFLAVAPETLTGFALGTMFLSGPLGMVGAWLPIIGKGVAAMRNIEAMGLAEPAVAAPVDRAALPPGAIELRGVTYRRRGPTDDSSYDLGPIDLRIEPGEILFVTGGNGGGKTTLALVLLGLFAPDMGEIRIGGRPVAAADREAYRQNFAAVFADAHVFEALLGYSDEPSRRRAEELLERLRLAEKVEVRDGRFSTVELSRGQRKRLALLAACLEDRPILVFDEWAAEQDPAFREMFYRRLLPELKASGKTIIAISHDDRYFSSADRVLRMSCGRIEREETPVVDETAGSPA